The following is a genomic window from Sphingobacterium spiritivorum.
CTAATGTTATCGTGCCACAACAGGAATATTATTACTGGGCAGATAGCAAGAAGGTCTTTCTAACGATAAAAGAAGATGTTTTTATAGCAGTTGTTAACGAAGATGAAATAACCAAGACAACTAAAGCTCTTAAAGAAAAAAAAGTAACAGTTGATCATAAAGAAAAAAGCTATTATTTATTAAGCTCTCCAAATGCCCAAGTCAGCAAGGAACTACGCACGGGGCAAGGAATGTTTAATACACTTAATTTATGTCCAACCTTTAGCACATCAAATGGCATAATAATTCCTACAGATCAAATTACAGTAAAACCCAAAGCCGGGGTTAAAATAGAAGCAATACTTGAATTTTTGGGTAATGAAGTTGTATCGCATACAACCACATCATATGGCACTACACTCATTAAAATAAAGTATATAAAAAATGTATTTTCTTTATCTAATAAGATTTATGAAAAGGGATTAGCCGAATACTCTCATCCTGATTTCTACCTTCCTCTTGATTTGTTTTGAAGAATTTCCACTAAATTCTATTTATAGAAAAAGAGCCATCCAAAAACTGGATGGCTCTTTTAACATCTTTTTTATTACTAAAAGCTTATTTGATAATATCACGTAAACCTAAGCCTTTGATGATCGCACGATATCTTTCGATATCTTTCTTGTAAAGATATGCTAACAAAGAACGACGTTTACCTACCAATTTCTGTAGTGAACGTTGTGTTGCGAAGTCTTTTCTGTTGTTTTTCAAATGCCCTGTTAAGTGAGCAATTCTTTTAGTGAATAATGCCACCTGACCTTCAGTAGATCCTGTGTTTGTAGCTGCTCCGGCAAATTCTGCGAAGATATCAGCTTTGTACTCTTTACTTAAATACATCTCTTGAATAATATTAAAGCGTTAAAAATTCTGTTAATTGGCTGCAAAGATAGGTATTAAAATTTTAAATTACACTTTTATATAAATTTTCTTTTTATCCAGTATATAGCAGATCGCCCACATAAAAGCGAGAAAGCATACAGAATAAGCAAAAGATCCGACTTCAGGCGGACCCGGCAGTTGTGCACAAACATGAGTGTAGAACCAATTAAGTGCGTTGGTATACACAGGCAAACCATCCTCTCCTACTCCGTCAGGTATTCTCCACAGCCCTACTAAACGAGGCAACAAACCACTCAATACAAAAATGAATAAAGGATTTTTTCCAAATACATCAAAAAATCGTGTCAGACTATTTTTGACTCCCTGAACCTCTATAAACCAAATCATACCTCCTATCGTCATTATGCCCAATCCGGTAGTATACAATACATATGAGCTCGTCCAGATCTTCTTATTAATTGGAAAACCTAAAGACCATACCCAGGCCAGAACAACCAGAATAAAACCGGTCACAAACAATCCAGACAATAATTTGAAGTGCGGTTCCTGAGATGCGGGAACTTTTTTCCATAACCAATCTACCTCCCCCTGTTTCTTAATATAAGTACCGGCAAGATACCCCAATACGACTTGAACAATCGCAGGTAATGTACTCATAAGTCCTTCCGGATCAAAAGGAACTCCCTCTCCTTTATAAACATGTGCAACACCCAAAATCTGAATATCATATGCCGTACCGAACCAGCCCTGTAAGCTGTAAGGATCCCCCGGAGTTCCCAGAAATGCACAGACAGCCCAGTACACTACTAAAATAAAGGTTGAAATCCAGATGATAGCTTTTTCTCTGAAGTAATAAGCAATGATGGAAGCAAAACAGTAAGCTAACGCTATACGTTGCAATACGCCTAATATACGCACTCCACGCATCGGGTCATCAGCATAACTCCATTGCTTAAAGACCAGCGTATCCTGAGCCCATTGCACAAAAGGCCACCAGTTGATAAACAGACCAATCAAAAATATAAGAACCGTTCTCTTCAATACTTTTTGCCAAAAAACGGCAGGCCCCGCCTCCTGTAGACGTGGAATAACAAAAGACATCGCGTTTCCGACCGCAAACAGAAAAAATGGAAATACAAGATCTGTAGGTGTACAGCCGTGCCATTCCGCATGTTTGAGAGGTGCAAACATATGCCCCCACGACCCTGGATTATTAACCATGATCATAAGTGCGACAGTAGCTCCTCTAAATACATCCAGAGAATAATAACGTTGTTTCATGGGATAATGTGTGTGTTCTTATTTTGAATAAGAGGTTGTTTGATATAAAATAGGATTACAAGAGCTAATATAGAAAATATTTGACTTGCTTACATACAATTTATCAAAAACATACTTTTTTAAGCCATTTCCCTAAATAAACATGCATAAAAATGCAATGCATTTTTGTCAACTACTCCAAAACACTTTCATATCCCTACCAATTACTACTAAAATCTCAAATTGCAAGAAAAGAGAGAACAATAAAACAGCATCTGTTACCATCACACCACAACAACTTCACAGATAACAACGCAGTTAACAACACAATAAACACTTTAATTCATTAAAAAAAACAAAAATAGAATGACAAAACACCATTAAAACCAAACCCAAACAAACATAAATTAAGTTAAACAAAAAATACTTTATATTTTTTTGAAAAAGATTTTGAAGTTTAAATGCACTTATATTAACTTTACTGTAACACTAGCAATTAATTAATAACCATAGCCTAAAATGGAAAAATCAAATTTAAGCCACAAAGAGCTTATATTGAGTATATTGTATTACAACAAATCGCATTCTATAGCTGATTTGAGTATAAAAACAAGAAAAAGTATACCCAGCATAAGTAAAATTATTAACGAACTTCATTTTAACCAGCTGATTATAGAAGGCGGGTTAGCGCCTAGTACTGGCGGACGCCGCCCTACCACATATTGCATCAATTCCAATCTGAATAAATACATCTTATCTGTAGCTATAGACCAACATTATTCAAGGGCTGTCATTTTTAATCTTTCGAATGAGGCACTCACACCTGTACTTGAAATTGAAAACAATTTTAACATTCCCGATATAGCTTTTCAGAATATTATCGATTTAATAAAGCAAACGCTTGAACATGACAATTATAATTCAGATAATGTTTTAGGTATAGGGATTAGTATGCCTGGATTTGTTGATACAGCCCAAGGTACAAATGGTTCTTTTAAAGATAAAAACGAAAATTTATACAATATCAAGCTTGAGGTTGAAAACAGATTTCAAATACCCACCTATCTCGAGAATGATTCAACAGCGATAGCTATAGCTGAACAATATTTCGGGAAAGCCAAAGATACTTCTCATGCGCTCATCATTAACATCGGATGGGGTGTAGGCTTGGGAATCATTGTAGACAATAAACTATTCAGAGGTTATAGCGGATATGCCGGAGAATTCAGCCATATTCCTCTTTCCGCAAGTGATAAGCTCTGCTCGTGTGGAAAAAGAGGATGTCTGGAAGTGGAAGCTTCTTTATCTGCAGCCATTCAGTTTTCAAAAGAAAGACTTGAAATCGGAGAAAAATCCATACTAGCCCAGCGCCTGACGGATGACAAGCCGGGCAACAGTCATCATTTAATACAATCTGCATTAGAAGGCGACCAGTTAGCGATATCAGCACTTGCTAAATGCGGCTATATGTTGGGTAAAGGTATAGCAACACTTATACATATCCTGAATCCTGAAAAAATTATTCTGAGTGGCAGAGGTTCTCAGGCTGGATCCATTCTGATGCCACAGATCCAAACCGCAATGAACGAATTCTGTATTCCCCGAATTGCCCGAAAGACCGCAATTAGAATATCAGAGCTTACAGACAAAGCACAATTAATAGGCTCAGCATGTATTGTGCTCGAATATTCACTATCAAAATTTGCAAACTTAACTAATCAATAACAAACATGAAACAGTTCTATCAAACATGTTGCACTATCATTCTGCTCTCGATTCTATCGATAACAGGTGTATTTGCACAGCAGACCGTTACAGGAAAAGTAACGAATGCAAATGGAAATTTACCGGGAGTAAACGTTGCCATAAAGGGAACTTCCCGGGGTACACAGTCCGGATCGGATGGAAATTATTCCATTCAGGCAGCTCCGGGAGAAAAGCTACGCTTCTCTATGGTGGGTTACATTTCACAGGAAATTTCTGTGGGGTCTACTAAAACGATTAACGTAACCTTACAATCTGACGAGAGCACATTAGACGAAGTGGTGGTCACTGCTATGGGTATTAAAAGAGAAAAAAAATCTTTGGGGTATTCTTATCAGGAAGTAAAAAGCGAAACTTTAATTGATGCCCGCGAAAACAATTTGGCCAATGCCCTGACCGGAAAAGTATCTGGTTTGCAAGTTATCAAGGGTTCAAATGGTCCTGCTTCTTCTTCAAAGATTATACTACGTGGTTTTAATTCCTTAACCGGAGATAATCAACCACTCATTGTGGTAGATGGTGTTCCAATGGAAAACTTTGCCGGAGCTAAAAATAATGATTTCTGGAATCCCTCGGCAGATATGGGTAATGGTCTTGGAGACCTAACAGCTGAGGATATCGAAAGCATGTCTGTATTAAAAGGAGGAGCCGCATCAGCACTTTATGGTTCCAGAGCGGCCAACGGAGTAATACTCATTACCACAAAATCAGGCAGATCCCGTGAAGGTACCGGAATTTCTTATTCTGCAACAATAGGTATTGAAAACATTTTTATTACACCGAGACTACAAGGTCAATTTGCTCAAGGTAGTAACGGTATTTATGACGCAAAATCTGAAAACAGCTGGGGTCCGCTAATAACAGGACAAACAGTTACAACCTGGGATGACTCTAAAAGAACATTAAAAACATATGACAATTTGGATAATTTCTTCAAAACGGGAGTAAATACCACTCATAATATAGCTTTTCAAAAATCTTTAGGCGAAAACACAAGTATAATCACATCAGCCAGCTATTTATATGACAACAGTAAAACTCCGGGAGTTAAATTAAACCGGTTGAACCTCATGTCCAAAGTCACCTCAACGTTTGGTCCTGAAAACAAATGGATAACAGATATTAAAGTGCAATATATGAATACAACGGCCAACAACCGGGCTGTAGGAGGATCAAATGCAGGAAAT
Proteins encoded in this region:
- a CDS encoding acyltransferase family protein; the encoded protein is MKQRYYSLDVFRGATVALMIMVNNPGSWGHMFAPLKHAEWHGCTPTDLVFPFFLFAVGNAMSFVIPRLQEAGPAVFWQKVLKRTVLIFLIGLFINWWPFVQWAQDTLVFKQWSYADDPMRGVRILGVLQRIALAYCFASIIAYYFREKAIIWISTFILVVYWAVCAFLGTPGDPYSLQGWFGTAYDIQILGVAHVYKGEGVPFDPEGLMSTLPAIVQVVLGYLAGTYIKKQGEVDWLWKKVPASQEPHFKLLSGLFVTGFILVVLAWVWSLGFPINKKIWTSSYVLYTTGLGIMTIGGMIWFIEVQGVKNSLTRFFDVFGKNPLFIFVLSGLLPRLVGLWRIPDGVGEDGLPVYTNALNWFYTHVCAQLPGPPEVGSFAYSVCFLAFMWAICYILDKKKIYIKV
- the rpsO gene encoding 30S ribosomal protein S15 translates to MYLSKEYKADIFAEFAGAATNTGSTEGQVALFTKRIAHLTGHLKNNRKDFATQRSLQKLVGKRRSLLAYLYKKDIERYRAIIKGLGLRDIIK
- a CDS encoding ROK family protein, producing the protein MEKSNLSHKELILSILYYNKSHSIADLSIKTRKSIPSISKIINELHFNQLIIEGGLAPSTGGRRPTTYCINSNLNKYILSVAIDQHYSRAVIFNLSNEALTPVLEIENNFNIPDIAFQNIIDLIKQTLEHDNYNSDNVLGIGISMPGFVDTAQGTNGSFKDKNENLYNIKLEVENRFQIPTYLENDSTAIAIAEQYFGKAKDTSHALIINIGWGVGLGIIVDNKLFRGYSGYAGEFSHIPLSASDKLCSCGKRGCLEVEASLSAAIQFSKERLEIGEKSILAQRLTDDKPGNSHHLIQSALEGDQLAISALAKCGYMLGKGIATLIHILNPEKIILSGRGSQAGSILMPQIQTAMNEFCIPRIARKTAIRISELTDKAQLIGSACIVLEYSLSKFANLTNQ